A single genomic interval of Astyanax mexicanus isolate ESR-SI-001 chromosome 4, AstMex3_surface, whole genome shotgun sequence harbors:
- the LOC125801157 gene encoding zinc finger protein 585A-like — protein MEPSPDMEKHQHSVKGFTKQSDLKKHQRIHTGEKPYHCSDCGKSFNQQSHLKLHQRIHTGEKPYHCSDCGKSFNQQSHLKLHQRIHTGEKPYHCSDCGKSFTKQSHLKKHQRIHTGEKPYYCSDCGKSFTEQSSLKIHQRIHTGEKPYQCSDCGKSFTQQSHLKKHQRIHTGEKPYYCSDCGKSFTEQSSLKIHQRIHTGEKPYHCSDCGKSFTEQSSLKIHQRIHTGEKPYHCSDCGKSFNQQSHLKLHQRIHTGEKPYHCSDCGKSFNQQSHLKLHQRIHTGEKPYHCSDCGKSFTKQSHLKKHQRIHTGEKPYHCSDCGKSFNQQSTLKLHQRIHTGEKPYHCSDCGKSFNQQSTLKLHQRIHTGEKPYHCSDCGKSFNQQSTLKLHQRIHTGEKPYHCSDCGKSFTLQSSLKIHQRIHTGEKPYYCFDCGKSFNHQSNLKIHQRIHTGEKPYHCSDCGKSFTEQSSLKIHQRIHTGEKPYYCSDCDKCFTTQSNLKIHQRIHTGEKPYHCSDCGKSFTLQSELIIHQCIHKR, from the coding sequence atggagccaagtcccgacatggagaaacatcagcactctgtcaagggttttactaaacagagtgatctcaaaaaacaccagcgcattcacacaggagagaaaccgtatcactgctcagactgtgggaagagttttaatcaacagagtcatctcaaactgcatcagcgcattcacacaggagagaaaccgtatcactgctcagactgtgggaagagttttaatcaacagagtcatctcaaactgcatcagcgcattcacacaggagagaaaccgtatcactgctcagactgtgggaagagttttactaaacagagtcatctcaaaaaacaccagcgcattcacacaggagagaaaccgtattactgctccgattgtgggaagagttttactgaacagagtagtctcaaaatacaccagcgcattcacacaggagagaaaccgtatcaatgctcagactgtgggaagagttttactcaacagagtcatctcaaaaaacaccagcgcattcacacaggagagaaaccgtattactgctccgattgtgggaagagttttactgaacagagtagtctcaaaatacaccagcgcattcacacaggagagaaaccgtatcactgctcagactgtgggaagagttttactgaacagagtagtctcaaaatacaccagcgcattcacacaggagagaaaccgtatcactgctcagactgtgggaagagttttaatcaacagagtcatctcaaactgcatcagcgcattcacacaggagagaaaccgtatcactgctcagactgtgggaagagttttaatcaacagagtcatctcaaactgcatcagcgcattcacacaggagagaaaccgtatcactgctcagactgtgggaagagttttactaaacagagtcatctcaaaaaacaccagcgcattcacacaggagagaaaccgtatcactgctcagactgtgggaagagttttaatcaacagagtactctcaaactgcatcagcgcattcacacaggagagaaaccgtatcactgctcagactgtgggaagagttttaatcaacagagtactctcaaactgcatcagcgcattcacacaggagagaaaccgtatcactgctcagactgtgggaagagttttaatcaacagagtactctcaaactgcatcagcgcattcacacaggagagaaaccgtatcactgttcagactgtgggaagagttttactttacagagtagtctcaaaatacaccagcgcattcacacaggagagaaaccgtattactgtttcgactgtgggaagagttttaatcatcagagtaatctcaaaatacaccagcgcattcacacaggagaaaaaccgtatcactgctccgattgtgggaagagttttactgaacagagtagtctcaaaatacaccagcgcattcacacaggagagaaaccgtattactgctcagactgtgataagtgttttactacacagagtaatctcaaaatacaccagcgcattcacacaggagagaaaccgtatcactgttcagattgtgggaagagttttactttacagagtgaacttataatacatcagtgcattcacaaaagatag